One Bacteroidota bacterium genomic region harbors:
- a CDS encoding HAMP domain-containing histidine kinase produces MRAPLRSIRQWYAELPRVHPVRLTLEYARRFFLNTPKPGLGFDVDLFLSGRLKRLERRMLRVRALGGLGGLSIGGILTWPEGVFLWALALIYVAGLWGLWRKIRLAYRPVRARWFLGAWDGLCGLGLFTLETGSSFWGWGLLGLFLYVFYADARLVGALGAVWGLGLIGLGGLALEEGLLWVAGVLLASATAYSLRHQWAHYVQLQHRQTTDALRSNFEALRRGELERLDAMKRQFITLLSHELRTPVTPITSALEMMGPYVRTQADLQELWSIASEAAGRLSRLVQDYTQLAELLLEEQPVSLWEADVGAIARAVVQRVLPSVQSQGHEMQCVIPDSPLLAHTNSPLLETILEALFRRVLGAPQERIRLRLELAAHSPGELSIRFWDSFTLVSESDVIALEDPFGLTAERAYFTRASGLELTLVRRALERLRGRWTIRSQAGWGTEVTLYIPRNPVADRHGPEKSRLRFAFLGSASSG; encoded by the coding sequence ATGAGAGCACCTCTCAGGTCCATACGGCAATGGTACGCGGAGCTGCCGCGGGTCCACCCTGTCCGCCTGACCTTGGAGTATGCGCGACGATTCTTCTTGAACACCCCCAAGCCGGGCCTCGGCTTCGATGTGGATCTGTTTCTTTCGGGGCGTCTAAAACGTTTGGAGCGCCGGATGCTTCGGGTGCGCGCTTTGGGGGGGCTGGGCGGACTGAGCATAGGCGGAATTTTGACCTGGCCAGAGGGGGTCTTCTTGTGGGCGCTTGCGCTGATCTATGTAGCTGGGTTGTGGGGGCTTTGGCGCAAGATACGGCTAGCCTATCGACCCGTACGCGCACGATGGTTTCTAGGGGCCTGGGATGGGCTATGCGGGTTGGGGTTGTTCACCTTGGAGACGGGGTCCTCCTTCTGGGGATGGGGGCTTTTGGGACTTTTTCTGTATGTCTTTTACGCCGATGCCCGCCTAGTGGGGGCTTTGGGCGCCGTTTGGGGCTTGGGATTAATCGGGCTTGGCGGTCTAGCTCTTGAAGAAGGGCTACTCTGGGTCGCGGGTGTGCTTTTGGCCTCTGCTACGGCCTACAGTCTGCGCCATCAGTGGGCGCATTACGTGCAACTACAGCACCGGCAAACAACCGATGCGCTGCGCTCGAATTTTGAGGCGCTTCGCCGCGGTGAACTAGAGCGGCTTGATGCAATGAAGCGCCAGTTTATCACGCTGCTTTCGCATGAGCTGCGCACCCCTGTTACCCCGATCACGAGTGCCCTGGAGATGATGGGCCCCTACGTCCGAACGCAGGCCGATCTGCAAGAGCTATGGAGCATCGCCTCAGAAGCCGCCGGTCGGCTCAGCCGGCTTGTGCAGGATTACACGCAGCTGGCCGAGCTGCTCCTAGAGGAGCAGCCTGTGTCGCTCTGGGAGGCCGACGTGGGCGCCATAGCCCGCGCCGTGGTGCAGCGGGTCTTGCCCAGCGTTCAGAGCCAAGGGCATGAGATGCAGTGTGTTATTCCCGACTCCCCGCTTCTGGCGCACACCAATTCGCCCTTGCTGGAGACGATCCTGGAGGCGCTTTTTCGGCGCGTTCTGGGGGCGCCTCAGGAAAGAATCCGGCTTCGCTTGGAGCTTGCGGCGCACAGTCCAGGAGAGCTATCCATTCGGTTTTGGGATTCCTTTACGCTCGTCTCGGAATCCGATGTGATCGCCCTGGAGGATCCCTTCGGCCTCACAGCGGAGCGGGCCTACTTTACCCGGGCTAGCGGGCTGGAACTTACCCTGGTTCGCCGTGCTCTGGAGCGATTGCGAGGGCGTTGGACCATACGCAGCCAGGCCGGATGGGGTACGGAGGTAACCCTGTATATACCCCGCAACCCCGTAGCCGATCGGCACGGACCGGAGAAAAGTCGTCTGCGCTTTGCTTTCCTAGGTTCTGCGTCGAGCGGCTAG
- the aroC gene encoding chorismate synthase, with protein MRYLTAGESHGPALVGIVEGMPAGVPLEAEFIQRHLQRRQLGYGRGGRMRLETDTVRILSGLRYGRTIGSPVALLIENAVFRRDAVNWAHVMALEPVPDPAPPVTVPRPGHADLVGWQKYGFDDLRPVIERASARETAMRVACGSVARALLEALGVQIGSHVLQIGSAAYSDRAHVEARTAPLLERGAGAVAEAADASPVRCLDPELEAQMLAAIETAKSRRDSLGGVFEVLVTGLPPGLGSYVHWDRKLDGRLAQAVMSIQAIKAVEIGYGCELAARYGSEAHDEIVLQEGRFARRTNRSGGIEGGVSTGAPIVLRAAMKPIPTIASNALWTVDVRTRQRTRTRYERSDICTVPAAAVIAEAVVAFCLAQALLEVTGGDHLEEIRERFSALQARAYAGFA; from the coding sequence TTGCGCTATCTGACCGCGGGGGAATCGCACGGGCCGGCGCTTGTGGGCATCGTCGAAGGCATGCCGGCCGGGGTGCCCCTGGAGGCCGAGTTCATCCAACGGCACCTACAGCGTCGGCAGCTGGGCTATGGTCGTGGAGGGCGGATGAGGCTCGAAACCGACACGGTTCGCATCCTATCCGGTCTCCGCTATGGCCGCACGATCGGCAGCCCCGTGGCCCTTCTGATCGAAAACGCCGTCTTTCGGCGCGACGCCGTCAACTGGGCTCACGTTATGGCTCTGGAGCCCGTCCCGGATCCCGCCCCTCCGGTCACTGTGCCTCGGCCGGGGCATGCGGACCTGGTGGGCTGGCAGAAGTACGGCTTCGATGACCTGCGCCCCGTAATCGAGCGCGCCAGCGCCCGGGAAACCGCCATGCGCGTGGCCTGCGGCTCCGTGGCGCGCGCCCTCTTGGAGGCGCTGGGCGTGCAGATCGGCAGCCACGTGCTGCAGATCGGTTCTGCGGCCTACTCGGATCGCGCGCACGTCGAGGCCCGCACGGCTCCGCTCCTGGAACGGGGGGCCGGGGCCGTAGCGGAGGCCGCTGACGCCTCGCCTGTTCGCTGTCTTGATCCGGAGCTGGAGGCCCAGATGCTGGCCGCGATCGAAACCGCCAAAAGCCGCCGGGACTCCCTAGGAGGGGTCTTTGAGGTGCTCGTCACGGGCCTGCCGCCAGGCCTGGGCTCATATGTGCACTGGGATCGCAAACTCGACGGCCGGCTGGCTCAGGCCGTCATGTCTATTCAGGCCATCAAAGCCGTGGAGATCGGCTACGGTTGTGAGCTAGCCGCCCGTTATGGCTCAGAGGCCCACGATGAGATCGTGCTCCAGGAGGGCCGCTTTGCGCGCCGCACCAACCGGTCCGGGGGCATCGAAGGCGGGGTCTCCACGGGCGCGCCCATCGTGTTGCGCGCGGCCATGAAGCCCATCCCGACCATCGCCTCCAACGCCCTATGGACCGTAGACGTGCGCACGCGCCAGCGCACACGCACCCGCTATGAGCGCTCCGATATCTGCACCGTGCCCGCTGCGGCCGTGATCGCCGAGGCGGTCGTGGCCTTCTGCTTGGCCCAGGCTCTGCTGGAGGTAACCGGGGGAGACCACCTGGAGGAGATCCGGGAGCGGTTTTCCGCGCTGCAGGCGCGCGCCTACGCCGGTTTCGCCTAG
- a CDS encoding prenyltransferase produces the protein MSATDRDALRVAKQVFRENKAFTLVTQGSSGVWAGKAYFAEHDGYLYTALEQGRNYRNLLENPEVTFVIERGVPDRFVQGKGIAEPLGPIEDRPERHYIFRKALELVLYAKLIPGVTVFRIRPTKLFVSDFTKFWKPRAEVEVTEDVLELFRTELKDRHSSWRLYWKAVRPFSFTVTLAPVLLGAMLAPQLSWPLLGLTLLGALLAHAGINVLSDYMDWRRGADTWRVLGSSRVLVDKLMRPQLHRAFGALLLVLAALIGAWLALRSGPAVGYLALAGAALGVFYTAPPVGLKYRALGDIAVFLAFGPLMALGSYYVQTGALASDPVWLSVPLGLLTIAVLHGNNYRDILEDRSAGYRTLAGLLGPRGSAWYYVALLAGAYALSTAFVAAGWLPVWALAVWATLPVAARNIQVAFNHARVAFSFLDLLSAQLHLYFSAALIGGLFLDRLLS, from the coding sequence ATGTCGGCAACCGATCGAGACGCTTTGCGCGTAGCCAAGCAGGTTTTTCGGGAGAATAAGGCTTTTACCCTCGTTACGCAAGGTTCCTCGGGCGTTTGGGCCGGCAAGGCCTACTTCGCCGAGCACGACGGCTACCTTTATACAGCCCTGGAGCAGGGCCGCAACTATCGCAACCTACTCGAGAACCCGGAGGTGACCTTCGTGATCGAGCGCGGGGTGCCGGATCGCTTCGTGCAGGGCAAGGGCATCGCCGAACCGCTGGGTCCCATCGAAGATCGGCCCGAGCGGCATTACATCTTTCGCAAGGCCCTGGAGCTTGTGCTGTATGCGAAGCTTATCCCCGGGGTCACGGTTTTTCGGATCCGGCCCACGAAGCTTTTTGTTTCCGACTTTACGAAGTTCTGGAAGCCGCGCGCCGAGGTGGAGGTGACCGAGGACGTTCTGGAGCTATTCCGCACGGAGCTCAAGGATCGCCATTCCAGTTGGCGCCTCTATTGGAAGGCGGTCCGACCGTTTTCCTTTACCGTCACCTTAGCCCCGGTGCTGCTGGGGGCGATGCTGGCCCCCCAGCTCTCTTGGCCGCTTTTGGGCCTTACGCTTCTAGGGGCGCTTCTGGCGCATGCCGGAATCAACGTGCTGAGCGATTACATGGACTGGCGCCGCGGCGCAGACACCTGGCGCGTGCTCGGCTCTAGCCGCGTGCTTGTCGACAAGCTCATGCGGCCTCAGCTCCATCGGGCCTTTGGCGCGTTGCTGCTTGTTTTGGCCGCGCTCATCGGCGCCTGGTTGGCCCTTCGAAGCGGGCCGGCGGTCGGCTATCTTGCCCTAGCCGGCGCGGCCTTGGGGGTCTTCTACACCGCCCCTCCGGTTGGGCTCAAGTACCGGGCTCTAGGCGACATAGCCGTTTTTCTGGCCTTCGGCCCTCTGATGGCCCTCGGCTCCTATTATGTGCAAACGGGCGCGCTGGCTTCGGATCCGGTTTGGCTTTCGGTGCCGCTTGGGCTATTGACGATCGCCGTTCTGCACGGCAACAACTACCGGGATATCCTGGAAGATCGAAGCGCGGGCTACCGAACCCTAGCCGGGCTTTTAGGCCCTCGGGGGTCGGCTTGGTATTATGTGGCCCTGCTTGCGGGCGCTTACGCGCTGAGCACGGCCTTCGTGGCGGCCGGATGGCTTCCCGTCTGGGCCCTGGCCGTATGGGCCACGTTGCCTGTGGCCGCGCGTAACATCCAGGTGGCCTTCAATCACGCCCGCGTGGCCTTTAGCTTCTTGGATCTGCTCAGCGCCCAGCTGCATCTGTACTTCTCGGCCGCCCTGATCGGGGGGCTATTTCTGGATCGCCTTTTGAGCTAA
- a CDS encoding cytochrome c has translation MRLLLAAGLILGLGVWIGCGRGGSQAEPSVEKGGSALGARPVELEIGPIKERMQLGPVDPALADQGKALFEQKCTSCHKLDMRYVGPPLREVALVRSPEYIMNIILNPEGMQERHPVVKQLVEEYMTKMTFQNVTQQEARAILEFLRQAAGEG, from the coding sequence ATGCGTCTCTTATTGGCTGCGGGTTTGATCCTTGGGTTGGGCGTATGGATAGGCTGCGGACGAGGGGGTTCCCAGGCAGAGCCTTCGGTTGAGAAGGGGGGAAGTGCTCTGGGAGCGCGGCCCGTTGAGCTTGAGATCGGGCCGATCAAGGAGCGGATGCAGTTGGGGCCGGTTGATCCCGCCTTGGCCGATCAGGGCAAGGCGCTTTTTGAACAGAAATGCACCAGTTGTCATAAGCTCGATATGCGTTATGTGGGCCCCCCGCTGCGGGAGGTCGCGCTTGTGCGCTCACCGGAGTACATCATGAACATAATCTTAAACCCCGAGGGCATGCAGGAGCGGCATCCGGTGGTCAAGCAACTTGTCGAAGAGTACATGACCAAGATGACGTTTCAGAACGTAACGCAGCAGGAGGCGCGAGCCATCTTGGAGTTTCTGCGGCAGGCCGCGGGAGAGGGTTGA
- a CDS encoding SulP family inorganic anion transporter codes for MIHPPEDRIHPAPFLEDLRRYDAHKLRLDLQAGLTVAVFAIPQVMAYAILAGVPPVYGLYAAITASAVAALWGSSPFVNTGPTNSASLLTAAALSALANSPAFLELVFAFTLLVGLIRLAFGLLRLGGLVRFVPESAFLGFTIGAGLLIGLGQLHHLLGVPAPSGSWFPGRLWQTLSRLPEANPWAAGVGLGTAALLLTFERYNRRFPVALGVIGLATGLVWILAPAELALVQDIAPIPRGLPQWHPPILELELIDSLLPAALAVALLGLIEAVSIGQALALKHGQRLNFNQEFFGQGLSHVVAAFFQGIPGSGSFSRSALIEQAGGRTRLANVAYAFWIVIAVLSAGPLLERIPVASLAGLLLYIGYKLLDLRLLRRVWQTSRTDALVLGLTCAVTVLYRIEWGIFVGILVGLAAVLHRARILHLFELIPRPDGSFAEELYLPGRAHAPSALVALSVYGELFFAVAQELREQLHEIVALQRPRLILLRTRGAHSIDYACWNVLFEFAEHLERSGGKLILVGVRPDYARLIQEAGMQAVLPPEQVYPATSSLLEAFRQALRDWLPRLEEEALSPAWRAYREKELAANPPIPGRLPRRLQ; via the coding sequence ATGATCCATCCGCCAGAAGACCGGATCCATCCGGCCCCTTTTCTTGAGGACCTGCGGCGCTACGACGCCCACAAGCTGCGCCTGGATCTGCAGGCGGGGCTTACGGTGGCCGTTTTCGCCATCCCACAGGTCATGGCCTATGCGATCCTGGCCGGCGTGCCCCCCGTCTACGGGCTTTACGCGGCGATCACGGCCTCGGCCGTAGCCGCGCTCTGGGGGAGCTCGCCCTTCGTCAACACGGGACCCACGAACTCGGCCTCCCTGCTTACGGCCGCCGCCTTGTCGGCCCTTGCGAACAGCCCGGCGTTTCTGGAGCTTGTCTTCGCCTTTACGCTTCTGGTGGGGCTCATCCGGCTGGCCTTCGGCTTGTTGCGCCTGGGAGGGCTAGTGCGTTTTGTGCCCGAATCGGCCTTCTTGGGCTTTACGATCGGCGCGGGCCTGCTTATTGGGCTTGGCCAGCTGCACCATCTGCTCGGCGTGCCGGCCCCATCGGGCAGCTGGTTTCCGGGTAGGCTCTGGCAAACGCTCAGCCGCCTGCCCGAGGCCAACCCCTGGGCGGCCGGCGTTGGATTGGGCACGGCCGCCTTGCTGCTGACCTTCGAGCGCTACAACCGGCGTTTTCCGGTCGCCTTGGGGGTGATCGGCTTGGCCACCGGGCTCGTTTGGATCCTGGCCCCTGCAGAATTGGCCTTGGTCCAGGATATAGCCCCGATTCCCCGGGGGCTGCCCCAATGGCATCCCCCCATATTGGAGCTAGAGCTGATCGACAGCTTGCTGCCCGCAGCCTTGGCCGTGGCCCTGCTGGGCCTGATCGAGGCCGTATCGATCGGACAAGCGCTTGCGCTCAAACACGGCCAGCGGCTGAACTTCAACCAAGAGTTCTTCGGCCAAGGGCTCAGCCACGTCGTGGCCGCCTTCTTTCAAGGCATCCCGGGATCGGGTTCCTTTAGCCGATCAGCCCTGATCGAGCAAGCCGGTGGCCGCACACGACTGGCCAACGTGGCCTATGCGTTCTGGATCGTGATCGCCGTGCTCAGCGCGGGACCGCTCCTAGAACGCATACCCGTAGCCTCTCTGGCCGGGCTGCTGCTGTATATCGGCTATAAGCTCCTTGACCTGCGCCTATTGAGGCGGGTCTGGCAGACCTCCCGTACAGATGCGCTCGTGCTCGGCCTAACGTGCGCCGTGACGGTGCTATACCGGATCGAATGGGGTATTTTCGTCGGCATCCTGGTCGGGCTGGCCGCCGTGCTGCATCGAGCCCGGATCCTACATCTATTTGAGCTCATCCCACGGCCCGATGGCTCCTTTGCCGAGGAGCTCTACCTGCCGGGCCGCGCGCACGCGCCCAGCGCCCTTGTGGCCCTCAGCGTATACGGGGAGCTGTTTTTCGCCGTGGCCCAAGAGCTCCGGGAACAGCTGCACGAGATTGTCGCGCTGCAGCGGCCGCGCCTGATCCTGCTGCGCACCCGGGGCGCGCATTCGATCGATTATGCCTGCTGGAACGTGCTTTTTGAATTCGCAGAGCACTTGGAGCGCAGCGGGGGTAAGCTCATCCTCGTGGGCGTGCGACCGGATTACGCGCGGCTTATTCAGGAGGCGGGCATGCAGGCCGTGCTTCCTCCGGAGCAGGTCTACCCCGCCACTTCCTCGCTGCTAGAGGCCTTCAGGCAAGCCCTCCGGGATTGGCTGCCCCGCCTGGAGGAGGAAGCCCTCTCCCCCGCCTGGCGGGCCTACCGGGAAAAGGAACTAGCCGCAAACCCCCCGATTCCAGGCCGCCTGCCGCGGAGGCTCCAGTAG